The Pseudomonas sp. KU26590 genomic sequence CCCACAGTCGAATCACCTACAACGGCCTGCCGCTTGAGCCTGAGTACAGCGACCTGACCCCGGCCTACCTAGCCGACGTCATCAACGAGCAAGACCTGCGAAGCCGATTCGGACCTGCCCAGCGCCAAGCGCTCGGCTCGCCAACCACCCAGCGCCTGATGAGCGAAGCGATGCATCATCAGCTCATCGCACAAGCCCGCGGGGCAGAGTTGCAAGGCCACATTCAACCCTCGGACCTGGCCCTCATCGAGTCACTGAATCCGGACAGCGTCGCCCCGAGAAACCCGGCCGTTAGCGTTCAACAGATCAAGCTAAATGAGCATGACACCCTGAGCAGCGTGCTGCTGTTGCGCAAAGTTGATGCCTCTGGTCAGTCGGACGGCTTGCTGATGTTCACCCCGGACAGCCCGCGCGCCCGGCATTTCCAACGCTTCGACAACGAACGTCAGTTGCTCGGCGAGCTGGTGAGCTGGAGCCGGTCCCACGACATGAACCCGTTCCTGCTGGAACAGGTCACCGCGGACAGAAGGGACGCCCTGAAAGATCAACTGCATGATTTAAGCGAAAAGCCGGCGCCTGCCCAGGGCTGGATCAGCTACGCAACCCTCCCCGATTACAACAGCGGTCTGCGTACGCTGGTGTCGGCGCGCGTTGAGGTGATGCTCTCCGAGCAACGGCTGCACACACCGGACTGGTTCCTGCGGGCATCCGCCGAACAGCGTCAGAAAATGGTGGCGCTGGAGGATGCGATCATGGCGGCGGGTGAAATCTACCAAGCCACTCCACACACCCAGGTGACCGACTTCAACACCTACGTTCATCGGACCGCCAGCCGCAAGATCAATGCGCTGCTGGGCCTGCCACCCGAAACGGTGGACCCTGACCGCATCATCATTCAGACGCCCCGCGAAACCCTGTCCTACACCCAGATGCTGCGCGACGGTTACGACGACACGCTTGGCCTGCTCAACGCGTCTGCCGATACCACCGCCACCTTCAGCGGCCCCCAGGGCGTCGACCTCACGCCACTGAGCCCGGAAAAAGTGGCCGGCTCGGTTCGCGGTCAGTGGCTGGCCGATCAGTACATCGAGATGATTCGTGGACAACTGCTGGCGCCTGCAAGCGAGGGGTACGACTGGCGCCGTCAACAGAGCCTGCTGCTGACACAGCTGCAAATGCGCGCCGACGCCTTGCGCAGTTTCCTCGAAGGCCACATCGACGCCTCGCAACTGAGCTGGCTCACCATTTCTATCCTCAACATGCATCACAGCAGCCCGGCGGAGCGCCTGCGCTATCCGGTCTATCCCCTGCAATTGAACGTGGACGTCATGGTTATCGCCTCCCGTGCAGAGATTATTCACGGCTGCTTCCTGCTCGCGCCGCCTGACGCGAGCTCGCTGGAACAGGTTCTGTTGTACACGCCGCAGGCGCCGGACGGTCGTCTCTTCCGCCCGCTCACCACGTTCAGCAACACACTGCTGGGCGCAGGCATGGGCGATTACTACCTCAGCCGCGCCCGCTTGAAGGCCGGGATGCCGCTGGCATTTGCCCTGGCTGAACTGAAGAAAGGCGGTGGTCGCAAACCGGCGCTGCCGAACCAGCCGTTCAGCAACCTGTATGACGTGTGCTTCAACCAAGTGATCGAGCGCAAGATCCAGGATGTCGCGGACACCCGGACCGGTCGCGCAGACATGCTCTGCCGACAGGTCTGGAGCAGTCTGGAGCTGATCGCGACGGCAGTGACGTTACCCTTCCCGCCCGCCAGCTTTGCCGTCGGCATGATCATCGCGAGCGCTGATGGTTATCGCGCGCTGCAAGCCTTGGACGAGCGTGATCACGCCACCGCCAGCTTCTACGTGCTCAGCGCCTGGTTGAACACGGCGGGCGCTGCGGGCGATCTGCACTCGGGAATCAAAGGGCTGGGCGGCGTGATGAGGGACCTGACCGGACAAAAAGCCGCCGGCAGGTACGCCCGCTCGGTTACCCATGCCACCGATGAGACGCTGCAGCCAGTCGCCGTAGAGAACGAACTCTTCTGGGCTGCGCCTCAACCTGCCAACCGCCATGTCCCGCTGTACCGGACCCGAGCGTTGATCCCGGAAACGCTTCAGCCCACCGGCCGCTACGCGCAAACCGATGTCACCGGCATATGGAGGGCATTGCAGCAGGACACCGCGCCAGTGCGGGTCGGGGATACCCCTGCCCAACCGCTGCATGCCGTGGGTGTGTCTCTGACAGACGCCCTCCCCTTGACCCGCCCGCATGGGCAAGGGGTCAGCGTTGTTCGTGGCAACTTTTACATTGCCATGCAAGGCCAGACCTACCAGGTCCAGTACGACGTCCGGCTGGCCGCCTGGCAGATTGTTGACCCGCGCAACCCGTTTGCATTTTTCGGCCGGCAAACCGTGCGCCTCAACAGCCAGGGGCAGTGGCAACTGCTTGAGACTGCCAGGTTGCGCGGCGGCGTTCTCCCGCCGTTCAGCCGTCTGGACGAAACCCCGGCAGGTCCCGCCACAGCAGTGGGCGACGTGAGCGATTACGAAATGCCGGAATCGCTGCAACCCTACGTCTTCGGCATCGTCAGCCCAAGGCAGGCTGAGCACTTTGAAGGAGGCCCGTTCGGTCTGCATGAGTTTTTCGACGACATTTTCCAGGGCGGTCGTTCGACCTACCAGACCTTGCGCCAGAATCTCTACCGCGATGCCAAGGCATTCTTCGAGCAGCCGCCCCTCCCGAGCAAACCCGACTTGCCGTTGCTGGAAGATGGCGTGACGCCGCAGGCGTTCTTCGAGGCCGCACTGGAGAAGTCCAGCGGTCTGGTGATTGGCGAAGCACCGACGTCCATCGCCAGCAAGCAGCTGCTGATCGACAACATGCCGTTGCTGGCAGAGCACAAGGTCGAGGTGTTGTACATCGAGCATCTGCAGACCGACCAGCACACGCACAAGCTGCAGAAATACAGAGCGCTCGGCGGCAAGACGCGCAGCGGCTCCCACATGATCAAGCACTATCTGGATACCGTGAACGAGGGCGCGCTCAAGAATGGCAGCGACAGGTACGACTATTACCACCTGATCAAAGCGGCCCACCGGCACGGCATCGATGTTCGGCCGTTCAGTTCCTCGGTCAGTTATGACTACGCCGGGAACGAAGTAGCCTCCGCTGCCGGTGACGTCCTCGCGCCGCAAAAGATGGCGGTGTTCTTCGGCAACAAGGTCATCAGTGGCGACCTGCAGACGCACCCTGGCCGACGCTGGATCGCGCTGCTCGACCACCGGACCGCCAACACCTGGCAGCAACAGCCCGGCATCAGTGAACTGCAAGGCGTACTCAGCCTGCGCGTCGAAGACGTGCCGTCGGGCACGCCGATCCAGATCTCCGTCGACAGCGATGCCGTCATCAGCAGCGCTGCGTCGCGTGCGGATTTCAAGGCACAGATTGGCAACCCGAACATCGACAATGTGGCCGGCGCGTCGTCGCCTGTCAGTCCATCCGATACCTCGCTGGACGATGCACTGTATGGCTTGCTTGAACGACGCTCGCCCATGGCATGGGGCCTTGACCCTAACCGCCGCGCTATCGTTTCCCATCGCAGGAGCGAGGTGAACCCTTACACCGGTGACCACGGTTTTGAATGGAATCCGGCCGGCTACTGGACCCGCGCCGATGGCGCCATCTGGAGCAACGACTACCCGCTGGGCGCCATTCAGCAGTCACTGATCGACAACCGCTATCAAATGCCTGCCGAGATGCAGAGCACCTTTCATGACCTCGCCCACTTCCGTCACAGAGGCCTTAACCCTGACTACTTCTTCGTAGAAAGTCATCTGGTGGAGGTGCGTGAGAGGTTCTTTGGACTGGCGAGCACGCTGCAGAAGGACGCGCGCTCGGTGCTCACGCTCGCCTTGCCTGAGCGGGTAATGTTGCCTGAGGTGAAGACCGACACGCCGTTGAGCATGTTCATCGAAGAGTTGTACGAAAACACCTCGGGCGTGGTCATTGGCGAATCCCATTCGGCCCTCGCCAGCAAGCGTTTCATTCTCGACAACATGGAGCATCTGGTGCGCCAGGACGTGAAGACGCTGTACATGGAACACCTGCTGACCGATCTCCATCAGGCCGACCTGGACCGCTTCGCCGAAACCGGGCTGATGAGCAAACGTCTGCTGCATGACCTCAAGCGCATGGACAAAACATTTCGGACCGACCCGACAGGGGTCTACTCATTCGAAAGGCTGGTGGTCCAGGCCAAGCGGCATGGCATTGAAATCCGCGCTATCGATTGCGCCGCCGGTTACTTCATCCGCCATCTGCCGACCCACTCCAATACCACGCGCCAGCAGGTGTTCAGCTATTTTGCGTCCCGCACGATCCACAAGCATCAGCAAGTGATGGGCCCCCACAAGTGGATGGCGCTGGTGGGGGAAACCCATGCCAACACCTTCAAAAACAGCGTGCCAGGCATCGCCGAGCTTGAACAGGGGATTGGCGTGCGGGTGATGGACGTGGCGCAGGGCAAAGGCCGCGGCATCATGATGGACCCTGGCGAGCAGGTTCCTGCGGGGGTGGGTCACGAGGCGGCGCTGGTGAAGAATGACTTCCTCGTGGAGATCGAACTGCCCAAGCACCCTCAAATCGCCGCTCCGGTAAGCGGCAGATTGCACAGTCCGGGCATGTTCCTGCTCGACGAGTCCGATCCCTTGCGGCCGACGATCGTGCATCGCTCCAGGGACCGCACCCTCAAGCACACGCCGGTGCAGTTCAATACCGCTGGCAAAGCCTACATCGAGCGCGAGTCATGGCCGCAGGTTCATCGCCAGCCGTTCGACAACGTGCAGGCACTGATTGACGCACTGGTAGAGATGAACCTCAAACACGCGAACTGACGGGTCAGTCCGGCGTTTTTGAAACCGTTGGAATGCGCTGCTCCAGCACTTGGTGCAGCGCGCTGTCCGCCGGCCAGTTGCGCATGAAGCGCGCGCGATCCTTGGCGAATGCCGTCGCGAACGAACTCTGGGAGCCGTGCTGGCACATGGCGTCCAGATCAATGAGCGACCAGCGATCGATGTGCCAGAACACGTTGTGGCCTTTGAGATCGCCGTGGCTGATGCGCTCGCGGATCAACTGCGCAAACAATAGGTCCAGCGCCTGCAACTCAGCTTCCGGCGCATCGCCCGAGACCACGTAGGGCGCAAAGCGCTCGATGATGTCGGGCCCTGGCAGGAACTCGGTCACCAGATACGCCTCGCGGCGCAGCCATAAAAAGCGTTTTTCCAGCAGCGCCAGCGGTGTAGGCGTTGCGATGCCGAGGAAACGTAGACGATTGCCTTCCCGCCAGGAGTGCCAGGCACGGGACGGTCGCCAGAAACGCTTGAGCCAGTGCGCCAGGTTCTTGATGTTGTAACGCTTGATCACCAGTTCGCGGCCGGCGACGTCTACCTTGGCGACGCTGGCCGCACCACCGGTCTTGTACAAATGACCGCCATCGACCAGTGCGTCCGCCTTCTCCAGCACGGGCAGCATCGCCGCAACTTCCTCGCGACGAATCGCGCGCAGTGCAAACGCCCCGTCCTCGACGCTGAACAGGCTGCACTCACGGCCGATTTTGATCAGGTAATCCCGCAAGCGCCAACTGCGCACCTTGTCGATCTGCTTTTGCAGCGCTTCGACCGGCAAGCCATGCTCGCCGTTGCTCAGCAGGTAATAGACCAGTAATTCTTCGGTGAACGGCTCAAGGGACTTGGGCAACTGGGCGAAAAACACGCCGAGGTTTTCCAGCACCTTCTGCCGGGACAACGGTTTGCCCGCCTCTTCGACACGAATGCCCGCGCCATCTATCAAATACAGCGTGGAACCCTGACGCAGCAGGTTGTCGAGGTGCAAGTCTTCCTGCCACAGGCCTTTGGCGTGCATCTGGCCCACGGCGGCCAAGGCATCGCCGAGCACCGACTGTTGTTCATCGGCCAGCGGTGGCAGGCTCTCTACCGATTTCCAGGCATCGCCCAGGCTTTGGGCCTGATCCAGAAACTCGAACAGCAACCAGCCGCCCTCGCCCTCTTGCAGCCCGTCGACCAACAGCAACGGCGTCGGCAAGCCTTGCTTCGCCAGTGCCTGCACGCCGTCCCGCTCACGCTGGAAATGCCGAGGGGCTTTCGGACCGACCAGCAGCTTCGCCAGGACCGTGCGCCCGCGCCAGATACCGGCGCCGACGTAGCGTTGCCCCGGCAGAACGCGCAGCAGGCTGAGCAATTGCAGCTCGGCAGAACCGGCCGCATCCTCCAGCGCAATGCTCATCGGCAGCGCCGGGGTGCGACCGGCGTTTTTCAGTTCAGACAAACGCATCGGCGCCCTCTTTGATCAGGCCAGATCGCAGATCTGACAGGCAGTAAATGTGCTACAGGTTTGCGCAGGACGGTGATTAATCAAGCGCGGCAAAACAATTTGCCTACCGATCCCGGCGCTTGTGGCTGCCGCGTTTGGCGACACGCTGCCACCAGGCGTCGACCAGTCCGCTGTCGGTCGGGGCGTGCAGGTACGCGGCGAGCAGTTCGCGGATTTCCGTTTCGTTCCAGACCGGTGCGCGGCGCAGCAAAGGCTCAATGTCTTTGACTCGGTCGCGCTGGCCGAAGATCGACTTGCGTGTCTTCTCAAGGTCGATCAGCTGCGCCATATACTCGCCGCCCCGCGCCCGCATGAAAATATGCTTGGGGTAGAAGCAGCCATGCACCTGACCGGCCTTGTGCAGCGTGCGCGCCAGTTGCCCGCACGCCTGCAGAATCGCCAGACGCTCGGTGGCCGGCCGCTCTTGCCAGTCCTGCAACAGCGTGTCCAGATCGGTCCAGCCATCCAGCGCACGGGTCATCAGAATCGCTCGACGCTCGCCGTCGACCTTTCTGTCCGCGTAGAACACCGCATGCAGCGCCGGAATGCCCAGCTTCTGATACAGACTGATGTTACGAAACTCACGGGAGAACGACGGCTCGCCAAACGGGTGATGCAGGGTGTACGTCAGGTAATTGCTCTGGCGCTTGAGGTAATAGCCGGAGCCTTCCAGCTCCAGGCGAAACACACTGCTCCAGCCGCCGCGACCGGTGTTGGGCTCATCCACCGCGTCAAGCTCTACGTTCCACAACGCATCGAAGTCCGCCAGACCGTGCCGCTCGAGCAGCCCCCGGTCGGCGTCAGCAATGAAAACAGTCATTCACGACCCTCAAAAAAACTGACGATGTGGCGGATGCGCTTTTTGTCAGAATCATTCAAGCGTTCGCGCCCACGGTATTGCAGATAAAAACGCAGGCGCTGAGTGGCCGACAGGTGATATTTCGCGACTTTGTCCAGACACGCGAGGTCTTTGGTGATCCGGTAGCGCAGCATGAAGCTGACCCAGAACGCGCCGTTGGGGCAGTCGATCAGGAACACCGTCGACTGATCGTCCACCAGCAAGTTGCGCCACTTCAGATCGTTATGGGTGAAGTGATGGTCGTGCATGGTTCGGGTGTAGCGCGCGACCTGCTGGCTGACGCTGTTGACCCATGAACGGCTGTCCAGGCGCGTGTCGTTGGCCCGCGCCAGTTCGGACAAGTCTTCGGTGCGTGGCAGCTCGCGGGTGATCAGCGCGCCGCGATCATACGCAGCGCCGTTGCGCTCCAGGCCCCAGGCGACGACTTCTGCCGTCGGGATGCCCCACTTGGCGAAGCGCTTGAGGTTCTGCCATTCGGACTTGACCCGGGGCCGTCCCAGATACCGGCGCAAACCTTTGCCCGCTGCGACGTAGCGCTTGACGTAGTAGTTCACGCCACCGCGTTCGACGCGGATGACTTCGGACAACGGATCCCGGGTCAGCCGCTCGCCTTTGAGGGCGAACACGGCGTCGAGGGTGCCGAAATCCTCCGTCAGCGCGACGTAGCCAGGTTCCAGCTTCCAGCCCGCCATCAGAGCGCGTCCCCGTAGCGCAGTTTGCGCTGATAGAGTTTCTCGGCCTTGCCTTCGAGCCAGCTCAACAGCGCCGACTCCTGGGCAAGGATCTGCCGCAGCGGCCGCTGGAAATAGCCCTTGAGAAACCGCAGTTTGTCGCGCCGGGTCAGGCCGATGTCCATCGCCGAGAAATACAGCGCGGCCAGGTCCTTGTTGCGCCAGCGCTGAGTAATCGCCGGGCGCGTCTGGGCGCGGTGCAGGTCGATCACTGAAAGCCTGAAATCATCAGGCGTCACCGGCGTGTCGGTGTGCAGCAGAAAATGACAGATGTAGCAGTCGCGGTGATTGACCCCGGCGCGGTGCATCATCCCGACCAGCCGCGCGACTTCGGCGATGTACGCGCGCTTCATGCGCGGCTCGGGCGGCTCGGTGCGCCAGTTGAGGCTGACGTCTTCCAGGCTCTCGGTCGGCGCCAGCTCTTCGGTGATGATGAACGAGTGCTGCATGGCCGGATTGCTGCCGCGCTCGCCGTACGCCACGGCAGTCATGGTCGGCACGCCAACCTCATGCAGACGGTTGACCGCATCCCACTCCTGACCCGCGCCGAGCACCGGCAACTTGGCGGTCAGCAGGTTCTTCGCCACTTCACCCCAGCCGATGCCGCGATGGATCTTGACGAAATAACCGCGCCCGTCGACCTCGGTGCGCAACGTGCGTCGGTTCTCGAGCTCGCGATAGACCTGGCCTTCCAGCGCCTCGACGGCCTGGAACGCATCGCGCCCTGCCCAGCGGCTCTTGAAGGGTTCAGCAAGGATCAATTTCATCCGTGGTGCTCCGCCAGAATCACATCCGCAGCGTGCTGCGGCATGCTGTAAAGATCAGCCGTGTCGGCGAATGTCAGCCCGTTGCGGCTCCAGGTACTGCGCGCGGCGTCGTCCTTGAGGATGCGGGCCAGATACTGATTGAGCTGGCTCTGTTCGAACGGCTCATCGAGCACCAGACCGCTGTCGGCTTCGGCGATGTAATGGGCGTACCCGCACACCGCGCTGACCAGCACCGGGAGCCCTGCCACCAGCGCTTCAAGCAGCACGGTGCCGGTGTTTTCGTTGTACGCCGGATGAATCAACAGGTCGGCGCCCAACAGGAAACGCGGGATGTCGCTGCGCCCCTTCATGAATGTGACGTGATCGCCCAGGCCCAGCGTCGTGCTTTGCAGCTGGAATACCTTGGGGTCGTCCTGACCGATTACAAACAGCCGCGTGCGTTTTTTCAATTCAGCAGGCAGCGCCGCCAGTGCCTTGAGGCTGCGGTCGACGCCCTTGGTCTTGAAGCCGGAGCCGATCTGCACGAGCAGCAGGTCATCGTCGGCCAGCTTGAACTCGCGCCGAAATTCGGCGCGAATTTCGGCGGCATTCGACGGCGCGCGGCGGTCCTGAGAGATCCCCGGCGGCAACAGATGAAAGCGCGCAAGCGGCGTGTCGTAATGTTTGATGAACAACGGCTGCTGCACTTCGGAGATCATCAGCACTTCGGTCTTCGCGTCTTTGGCGAACACCGCGCGTTCATACTCGGCGAAGTGACGGTAGCGGCCCCAGTATTTGTACAGGCCGTGGCGCAGGTTCTGCGCTTTGTCTTCGTAGCAGCCATCGGCGGCGTAATACACGTCCAGGCCGGGCATTTTGTTGAAGCCGATCAGCCGGTCCACAGGACGCTTGGCCAGGTCGGCATTCATCCAGTCGGTGAGCTTTTCGTTGCGGCGGTGATTGAAGATCGCCTTGACCGGCGCCACCAGCACTTCGAAGCCGGGCGGCACGTCACCCTCCCAGATCAGCGTGTAGACACGGATTTTATGGCCGCGCTGCTGACACTCCAAGGCGATGCGCATGAAGTCGCGCTGCAGGCCACCGAAGGGGAAGTATTTATAAAGCACGAATGCCAGTTGCATCAGGGATGTTCCTTTGCCAGCAATAGCGCGCCTAACTGGTTCGCTACCCGCTCGGGATTCAGGCGAGTGAAGCACATGGGCCACTCGCGTTCGGTATCGACCTGACGCTGATCTTCAGGCGTCGGTCGATAGGTGCATTTCTTTTGCAGGCACGGCGCGCAGGTCGGGTATTGCGCCGCCAGATGAACCTGCGACCGGCCGTAGGCGCCGGTCAGGCCCGGATTGGTCGGGCCGAACAGCGACAGCGTCGGTACGTCCAGCGCGGCAGCCAGATGGCCGAGACCGGTGTCCACCGCGACGCAACCCTGGGCGCTCGCCAGTACGCGAGCAACGCCCGCCAGATTGAGTTTGGGCAACACGACGGCATTATCAAGGCCATCGGCAATGCGCTCGGCCCGCGCCTTCTCGGCCGGGTTACCCCACGGCAGGCGCACTTCCAGCCCCTGACCGATCATGCGTTCGGCCAATTGTCGCCAATAAAGCTCGGGCCAGTGTTTGGTGTCCCACGTGGTGCCGTGCAAAAACAGCACGAACGGCGCGTCATGGGTGGCGGTGAGCAGGCGGCTGCGATCAAGGCCGTAATCACCCAGTCCAGCAGGCACCTGGTAACCCAGCGCCTGGCCGAACAACTGACGCAAGCGCTCAACCGCATGCTGGCCGCGGGCAACGGCGTAGGGGCGATCGTAGAAACGGGCGGCCAGGGGCTCGCGCGCAGAGGTCTTGTCCAGCCCGGCGATGGGCGCTTTGACGTAGCGGGTGAGCCAGGCACTTTTCAGCAGGCCCTGGGCGTCGATCACCAGATCGTAGCGGGTGTCGCGCAGGCGCTGTTTGAACTGGCGCCATTCGCCGTTTTTGAGGGTCTGCCAGAGGTTCTTGCGCCAGCGACGAATCGCCACCGGAATCACGTTGGCGACCGCCGGATGCCAGGTCGGGATCTCGGCGAAGCCCTCTTCCACCACCCAGTCGAACTGGATGCCCGGCAGCGCGCCCATGGCATCGGTCAGCGCGGGCAAGGTGTGGATCACGTCACCCAGTGACGAAGTTTTGATCAGCAGTACCCGCAAGTCAGGCAACCTCGACCGGGGCGGCGCCAATACGGCCGAGGGCCTGGATCACCGAATCCGGCTCCAGCAGGCGCAGGCAGTTGTAATGACCGAAGCGGCAGGTGCGCTCGAAGCACGGGCTGCACTCGATGCCGAGCCGGACGATCTCGACTTCATCGGCCAGCGGCGGGGTGAAGCCCGGCGAGGTCGAGCCGTACACCGCCACCAGCGGGCGATTCAGCGCGGCGGCCACGTGCATCAGACCGGAATCGTTGGAGACCACGGCGTCCGCGCAGGACAGCAGGTCAATGGCTTCGGCCAGTGACGTATCGCCACTGAGGTTCATGGATTCTTCGCGCAGGCCCGGAATCAGCCGCTCGCGAATGCTTTCACCCACTGCATGATCGTTCTTCGAGCCGAACAGCCAGACCTGCCAGCCTTCACGAATCTTCGCTTCGGCGACCTTGGCGTAGTGCTCCGAAGGCCAGCGCTTGGATTCACCGAACTCGGCGCCCGGGCACAGCGCGAGCACCGGCCGGTCAAGGCTCAGGCCGAACTTGGCCAACGCCGCGTCACGGCTGGCGGTCTCGATTTGCAGGCTGGGCTTGGGATAAGGGCGCGGCAGCTCGGCGTTTTTGTCGTAGGCCAGCGCCATGAAGCGTTCGATCATCAGCGGGTAACGCTGTTTGTCGAGGGTGCGCACGTCATTGAGCAGGCCATAGCGAAATTCGCCACGCCAGCCGGTGCGTTTGGGAATGCCGGCGAAGAACGGCACCAGCGCCGACTTCAGCGAGTTGGGCAGCAGCATCGCCTGATCGTACTGGCCCTTGAGGGACTTGCCGATGCGCCGGCGCGTGGCCAGCTCCAGCGCGCCGTGGCCGAGCGGGAAGCTCAAGGCCGTGCGCACTTCGGGCATGCGCTCGAGGATCGGCCGGCTCCACTCGGGCGCCAGCACATCGATTTCGCACTGCGGGTGACGCTGCTTCAGGCACTGGAACAACGTCTGCGCCATCACCATGTCACCGACCCAGCTGGGCCCTACGATCAGAATTCTCATGCTCATCCAAAAACGACCAGAAACGATCAGGGAGGCCCATCAGACTGCGTGAAGTTTGCACACGCCGCCTGACGCCTCCCTGTCATAGCTTTATATAGATCCGTTAGATCCGGA encodes the following:
- a CDS encoding membrane-targeted effector domain-containing toxin — encoded protein: METFSLNPPALDRLTTLAAVLDAECQQLDPKNLTDASPGLPPLEQATPLHSAIERFWAQASARDISRRELFVTCLELTLRDDLLLNIEEGELHRDYSRCLPGMEAREHVVFRALELQLDTTRRIEFAGAIVATAQPGQTLLWLPGQGVEGFVSNEALQQALARRINHPLLRLPLLRLMHNSTRQAWLETASDGDVFLEPHLPSEFELTPIKGSPYDHAFDRLLDKQRVDIDALFETAHSLSPQDLRARLEDLLHQPKGWGPDGAIAAAEDRRAHREQRRARPDWLEMASTEQRERYASGLMNYERARSALMSVMDGAASPQQFARSRLRARLANDPGIDLDPDEVLISTQRTQPITGETFTVSRTLTHLALYGLHPGDTAPGSPFQTHSRITYNGLPLEPEYSDLTPAYLADVINEQDLRSRFGPAQRQALGSPTTQRLMSEAMHHQLIAQARGAELQGHIQPSDLALIESLNPDSVAPRNPAVSVQQIKLNEHDTLSSVLLLRKVDASGQSDGLLMFTPDSPRARHFQRFDNERQLLGELVSWSRSHDMNPFLLEQVTADRRDALKDQLHDLSEKPAPAQGWISYATLPDYNSGLRTLVSARVEVMLSEQRLHTPDWFLRASAEQRQKMVALEDAIMAAGEIYQATPHTQVTDFNTYVHRTASRKINALLGLPPETVDPDRIIIQTPRETLSYTQMLRDGYDDTLGLLNASADTTATFSGPQGVDLTPLSPEKVAGSVRGQWLADQYIEMIRGQLLAPASEGYDWRRQQSLLLTQLQMRADALRSFLEGHIDASQLSWLTISILNMHHSSPAERLRYPVYPLQLNVDVMVIASRAEIIHGCFLLAPPDASSLEQVLLYTPQAPDGRLFRPLTTFSNTLLGAGMGDYYLSRARLKAGMPLAFALAELKKGGGRKPALPNQPFSNLYDVCFNQVIERKIQDVADTRTGRADMLCRQVWSSLELIATAVTLPFPPASFAVGMIIASADGYRALQALDERDHATASFYVLSAWLNTAGAAGDLHSGIKGLGGVMRDLTGQKAAGRYARSVTHATDETLQPVAVENELFWAAPQPANRHVPLYRTRALIPETLQPTGRYAQTDVTGIWRALQQDTAPVRVGDTPAQPLHAVGVSLTDALPLTRPHGQGVSVVRGNFYIAMQGQTYQVQYDVRLAAWQIVDPRNPFAFFGRQTVRLNSQGQWQLLETARLRGGVLPPFSRLDETPAGPATAVGDVSDYEMPESLQPYVFGIVSPRQAEHFEGGPFGLHEFFDDIFQGGRSTYQTLRQNLYRDAKAFFEQPPLPSKPDLPLLEDGVTPQAFFEAALEKSSGLVIGEAPTSIASKQLLIDNMPLLAEHKVEVLYIEHLQTDQHTHKLQKYRALGGKTRSGSHMIKHYLDTVNEGALKNGSDRYDYYHLIKAAHRHGIDVRPFSSSVSYDYAGNEVASAAGDVLAPQKMAVFFGNKVISGDLQTHPGRRWIALLDHRTANTWQQQPGISELQGVLSLRVEDVPSGTPIQISVDSDAVISSAASRADFKAQIGNPNIDNVAGASSPVSPSDTSLDDALYGLLERRSPMAWGLDPNRRAIVSHRRSEVNPYTGDHGFEWNPAGYWTRADGAIWSNDYPLGAIQQSLIDNRYQMPAEMQSTFHDLAHFRHRGLNPDYFFVESHLVEVRERFFGLASTLQKDARSVLTLALPERVMLPEVKTDTPLSMFIEELYENTSGVVIGESHSALASKRFILDNMEHLVRQDVKTLYMEHLLTDLHQADLDRFAETGLMSKRLLHDLKRMDKTFRTDPTGVYSFERLVVQAKRHGIEIRAIDCAAGYFIRHLPTHSNTTRQQVFSYFASRTIHKHQQVMGPHKWMALVGETHANTFKNSVPGIAELEQGIGVRVMDVAQGKGRGIMMDPGEQVPAGVGHEAALVKNDFLVEIELPKHPQIAAPVSGRLHSPGMFLLDESDPLRPTIVHRSRDRTLKHTPVQFNTAGKAYIERESWPQVHRQPFDNVQALIDALVEMNLKHAN
- a CDS encoding lipopolysaccharide kinase InaA family protein — protein: MRLSELKNAGRTPALPMSIALEDAAGSAELQLLSLLRVLPGQRYVGAGIWRGRTVLAKLLVGPKAPRHFQRERDGVQALAKQGLPTPLLLVDGLQEGEGGWLLFEFLDQAQSLGDAWKSVESLPPLADEQQSVLGDALAAVGQMHAKGLWQEDLHLDNLLRQGSTLYLIDGAGIRVEEAGKPLSRQKVLENLGVFFAQLPKSLEPFTEELLVYYLLSNGEHGLPVEALQKQIDKVRSWRLRDYLIKIGRECSLFSVEDGAFALRAIRREEVAAMLPVLEKADALVDGGHLYKTGGAASVAKVDVAGRELVIKRYNIKNLAHWLKRFWRPSRAWHSWREGNRLRFLGIATPTPLALLEKRFLWLRREAYLVTEFLPGPDIIERFAPYVVSGDAPEAELQALDLLFAQLIRERISHGDLKGHNVFWHIDRWSLIDLDAMCQHGSQSSFATAFAKDRARFMRNWPADSALHQVLEQRIPTVSKTPD
- a CDS encoding lipopolysaccharide kinase InaA family protein, translating into MTVFIADADRGLLERHGLADFDALWNVELDAVDEPNTGRGGWSSVFRLELEGSGYYLKRQSNYLTYTLHHPFGEPSFSREFRNISLYQKLGIPALHAVFYADRKVDGERRAILMTRALDGWTDLDTLLQDWQERPATERLAILQACGQLARTLHKAGQVHGCFYPKHIFMRARGGEYMAQLIDLEKTRKSIFGQRDRVKDIEPLLRRAPVWNETEIRELLAAYLHAPTDSGLVDAWWQRVAKRGSHKRRDR
- a CDS encoding lipopolysaccharide kinase InaA family protein, which encodes MAGWKLEPGYVALTEDFGTLDAVFALKGERLTRDPLSEVIRVERGGVNYYVKRYVAAGKGLRRYLGRPRVKSEWQNLKRFAKWGIPTAEVVAWGLERNGAAYDRGALITRELPRTEDLSELARANDTRLDSRSWVNSVSQQVARYTRTMHDHHFTHNDLKWRNLLVDDQSTVFLIDCPNGAFWVSFMLRYRITKDLACLDKVAKYHLSATQRLRFYLQYRGRERLNDSDKKRIRHIVSFFEGRE
- the rfaP gene encoding lipopolysaccharide core heptose(I) kinase RfaP, whose amino-acid sequence is MKLILAEPFKSRWAGRDAFQAVEALEGQVYRELENRRTLRTEVDGRGYFVKIHRGIGWGEVAKNLLTAKLPVLGAGQEWDAVNRLHEVGVPTMTAVAYGERGSNPAMQHSFIITEELAPTESLEDVSLNWRTEPPEPRMKRAYIAEVARLVGMMHRAGVNHRDCYICHFLLHTDTPVTPDDFRLSVIDLHRAQTRPAITQRWRNKDLAALYFSAMDIGLTRRDKLRFLKGYFQRPLRQILAQESALLSWLEGKAEKLYQRKLRYGDAL